A DNA window from Sander vitreus isolate 19-12246 unplaced genomic scaffold, sanVit1 ctg362_0, whole genome shotgun sequence contains the following coding sequences:
- the ttc39b gene encoding tetratricopeptide repeat protein 39B: MDLQTAIQETQCALNLVLNNKFSEALDLLKPWWRDSMYHALGYSSILVMQATMTFEHRDIQAAMATIKEALQTCQRFRKKNSVVGSLSSLISKQSKLQEEEMHAEICYAECLLQKATLTFVQDENMISFIKGGIKIRTSYQIYKDCQNVLNVSQDLAAQSDAFRQFEGGVKLGIGSFNLMLSLLPQRILRLLEVIGFSGNRGFGLSQLREGASSHSLRAILCSLTLLFYRTYVSLILGTGEGNLVEAEALLEPYQQKYPKGSIILFYSARISTLRGHFEKARARYEECISSQQEWKQIHHLCFWELMWTHSYQQEWQQAYRYADLLCKESRWSKAIYVYQKAAILSMMSEEDVKETGEDITELFRQVEGLKQRLAGKSIPTEKFAVRKSRRYKAANPVPLVIPALEMMYVWNGFTIVGKRADSTEALLVTIETAEEQLRNDPHPSEFHPDDSCLIQMLKGLCLKHLGRLLQAELCFTQVLSSESRIRYDHYLIPFTLYELGLLYKEQGDFTKATAYIENAKANYKDYSMESRLHFRIHAALSSLKGSPGGTP, from the exons ATGGACCTGCAGACAGCCATCCAGGAGACTCAGTGTGCTCTCAATCTCGTCCTCAACAACAAGTTCTCTGAAGCCCTGGACCTCCTCAAACCATG gtggagGGACAGCATGTACCACGCGTTGGGTTACAGCAGCATCCTGGTGATGCAGGCCACCATGACCTTCGAGCACAGAGACATACAGGCTGCCATGGCGACCATCAAGGAGGCATTACAAACCTGTCAGAG GTTCAGGAAGAAGAACTCGGTGGTCGGCTCTCTGTCCAGTCTGATCAGCAAGCAGTCCAAACTGCAGGAAG aggAGATGCACGCAGAGATCTGCTACGCTGAGTGTCTGCTGCAGAAAGCCACACTGACGTTTGtacag GATGAGAATATGATCAGTTTTATCAAAGGAGGCATCAAGATTCGAACGAGCTACCAAATCTACAA GGATTGTCAGAACGTGCTGAATGTCAGTCAGGACCTTGCCGCCCAATCAGACGCTTTCAGACAGTTTGAAGGCGGAGTCAAGCTGGGCATCGGATCCTTCAACCTG atGTTGTCCCTCCTCCCTCAGAGGATTTTGAGGTTGTTGGAGGTCATCGGATTCTCAGGAAACAGG gggtTTGGTTTGTCTCAGTTGAGAGAGGGAGCGTCCAGTCACAGTTTGCGGGCCATCCTCTGCTCCCTGACTCTGCTTTTCTACCGCACATATGTGTCACTGATACTCG GAACTGGAGAGGGGAATCTGGTGGAGGCTGAAGCTCTGCTGGAGCCGTACCAACAGAAATACCCCAAA GGCTCCATCATTCTCTTCTACTCTGCTCGCATCTCCACGCTGCGAGGACACTTTGAGAAG GCCCGGGCGCGGTACGAGGAGTGCATCAGCAGCCAGCAGGAGTGGAAGCAGATCCACCATCTTTGTTTCTGGGAGCTGATGTGGACTCACTCGTACCAACAGGAGTGGCAGCAGGCGTACCGCTACGCCGACCTGCTGTGCAAGGAGAGCCGCTGGTCCAAG GCTATCTACGTGTACCAGAAGGCGGCTATCCTCAGTATGATGTCTGAGGAGGATGTGAAGGAGACGGGGGAGGACATCACGGAGCTCTTCAG GCAGGTGGAGGGGCTAAAACAGCGCCTGGCAGGGAAGTCTATCCCAACGGAGAAATTTGCAGTGAGGAAGTCGAGACGCTACAAAGCTGCCAACCCCGTCCCACTGGTCATCCCCGCACTG GAAATGATGTACGTTTGGAACGGTTTCACCATTGTCGGGAAGAGAGCCGACAGCACCGAGGCCCTGCTGGTTACCATAGAGACGGCTGAGGAGCAGCTTCGCAACGATCCCC ACCCATCAGAGTTTCATCCAGATGACAGCTGCCTGATCCAGATGTTGAAGggcctctgtctgaaacacctGGGCAGGTTATTGCAGGCCGAGCTCTGCTTCACACAGGTCCTGTCCAG CGAGAGTCGCATCAGATATGATCACTACCTGATTCCCTTCACTCTCTACGAGTTGGGTCTGTTATACAAGGAACAGGGAGACTTCACCAAGGCCACCGCATACATCGAAAATGCCAA GGCGAATTACAAGGACTACTCCATGGAGTCCAGACTGCACTTCAGGATCCACGCGGCCCTCAGCAGCCTCAAAGGATCACCCGGTGGCACCCCATAA